The following DNA comes from Pseudomonas triticicola.
TGACGCCTGCGTGCCGCAACGCTGCGGCTGGCTGCGATAGCTGTTGATCGATTCGATCAATTGCAATTCATCGGCGGCCAGCGCCGAGGTGGCGAACACCACGCCCAGCGACAGTGCGGCACAACGCAAAACGGACGGCAAGAAGCGCATGGAAATCTCCCTTGAGCTGAATGCGCCCATGATGCGCGAAAGGCCCCCGTTGAGTGAATGTGTTTTTCTTTGCGGCGGATTTTTTTCTGCGCTGGTGTGCCCGTGCATTTGCTCGCTACACTCTGCGAAGACCCCGCAAACCGGGCGTCTCACCGACGTAACATCTTGCCCCGGGCGGGCGCTGACGGAAGAACCGACATGGGATCGAAAGGCTTGGCGGGCGGTTTGTTGTGGATCTTTTTGACCGGCGCAGCATGGGCCGGGGCGCAGGCGCCGATCGAGGCCAAGGCCGAACAGAAAGCCGAGGTGCTCGAAGAGAAAGCAGCGGATAAAGTCAGCGCTGCTCCGGCGCCGAAATCCGAGGCCATCACCCCGACCGAAGCGCAGGCGGTGGACCCGGCCGGCGCCGCGCCGCTGGACGATCCGCTGACCTGTCTGGCGCGCAGTATCTATTGGGAAGCCAAGGGCAAGGACACCCCGGAAATGGAGGCCGTCGCCAGCGTGGTGATGAATCGCCTCGGCCACGATGGCTTTCCCGACACGGTGTGTGCGGTGGTCAAGCAGGGTTCGGAAAGCGGCAATTGCCAGTTTTCCTGGTGGTGCGATGGCAGGCCCGATCAGGTCAAGGAAGACGCCGAATACGCGCTGGCCAAGGAAATCGCCGGCAAGGCGTTGAACCGTCAGCTCAAGGACCGCACGCGCGGCGCCCTGTATTTTCACGATCGCGGCGTGCACCCGAGCTGGGCCAAGGCCTATCGCAACACCGCGCAGACCGGCAGGTTCCTCTTCTACAAACCCGCCGGGGGCGACGCGCGTTAACTGGCGTGGGTGTTGAGAATGCTCGCCACCTGCTGCGGCTGGCAGTTCAGGTAAGGTGAC
Coding sequences within:
- a CDS encoding cell wall hydrolase; this translates as MGSKGLAGGLLWIFLTGAAWAGAQAPIEAKAEQKAEVLEEKAADKVSAAPAPKSEAITPTEAQAVDPAGAAPLDDPLTCLARSIYWEAKGKDTPEMEAVASVVMNRLGHDGFPDTVCAVVKQGSESGNCQFSWWCDGRPDQVKEDAEYALAKEIAGKALNRQLKDRTRGALYFHDRGVHPSWAKAYRNTAQTGRFLFYKPAGGDAR